A window of Euwallacea similis isolate ESF13 chromosome 10, ESF131.1, whole genome shotgun sequence contains these coding sequences:
- the LOC136411252 gene encoding inositol polyphosphate-4-phosphatase type I A isoform X1, with protein MRFNKQELVTLALQPSMKFEKEGILYIRERQEGFFRKSERGKKGKLEKREKRLRNLSCVGGSTKVNLERWCRLRGNLLFYFKTKDPWSEPLGVVVLEQCQVRMDPPTAAAPLTNDGHYPFYLVFDGGLCQALASTTEYERTSWMEAIRSASYEGVRAELNALRQCIERRRHQKPNVDLQTWRLQQNQTLDISEVPMYEMAMACDNLLCDGHGRPPNPTLVVDVYMAAQKTWVQYGRTEIIEKSSNPQFLSTISFRASDGMSGDSRLRFTVFDVQERVSHTAIPLGSACVLLNAIQDPTRLRIPLTSRQGSTAGFLTICAWALEAEDKSTSNEHTPARLPGVNPTRHQIWCHRRSQSLPPRLGVKMRLPSQADLKLLFSSPHLQTYRFHSGLGGDISMHEYMAESKLCFSFPYQMLDVWIHQEKELLQEVAGMGELHEPWHSRQVELLDRHLHLLRLYSQARENLMAHKGPYFKKSSRKTDRSLEFVPINLHLQRMWVHNDTLNKSGVYDLTTVGAFTAHSHRSKNGGLIRLVQQLKESPIKANSNYQIATKISMANDAIQAIKQLRKEVVEAMKTLMRLAKDKQTEGMLPICEDMINKTRILLSLWDPGLVEEALGFIEEHKLVQADDSGVSEDLSLESGRPSLVLSPFKRITQQLTSLDLKSPELEDFATPCVHKTMEELWRVPGKTESSLLNTSDGLRTLCSEMKTPDESNFVIFPDVEDLESSVDSGQPESLTTNGIGTEGDGTKLFLDTNAMCNSPSANYYKPTDEPEPWDITQLNIEASVMCLVSKVKFLCGRCGSPAVRLKQQQPLKRHTVRNGTNKFTDGLDLAKISDWAAELRPSMRKLRQAMDGLLKTARLTHSVFRVQEDPKAAQRVCNVRYRRDVCFSQALTSLVSGLMTRLWCHKPEPAYVTTLSQLGPLAHFEGLLSYYGNEIDMWGDMSVAIEDLRTVLFVLVRSPNPTAEPVPTPKVSGTRNSLTVTLPVPDTLHSLLPARQSCSFHVTPVFFNVGINEMASIAENIGATKPQERANIDNFDRLYEYFLRYRKINPLRQSENSANARPLVQLMNELRIEVHGGKAKNVDVLRLSAQICRYMKGVRFTSCKSAKDRTGMSVTLEQCRILSEEYHLAEHEFQKALDCMRSEGCRRENTMKNIGSRKYAFNSMQLLAFPKQYKPPPGTFGSAQS; from the exons ATGCGGTTCAACAAACAAGAACTCGTAACTTTGGCCTTGCAGCCCTCAATGAAATTCGAGAAAGAGGGTATCTTGTACATACGGGAAAGGCAGGAGGGATTCTTCCGCAAATCGGAAA GAGGCAAGAAGGGCAAATTGGAAAAACGCGAAAAACGTCTTCGAAACTTGAGTTGCGTGGGGGGAAGTACTAAAG TTAATTTGGAGCGATGGTGCCGCTTACGCGGGAATTTGCTCTTCTATTTCAAAACCAAAGACCCCTGGTCAGAGCCTTTAGGGGTGGTGGTCCTGGAGCAGTGTCAGGTACGCATGGACCCACCAACGGCCGCGGCCCCCCTCACCAATGACGGCCATTACCCCTTTTACTTAG TGTTTGACGGGGGCCTTTGTCAAGCTTTGGCTTCCACGACGGAATATGAGCGCACCAGCTGGATGGAGGCAATCAGGAGCGCCAGTTATGAGGGAGTCAGGGCCGAGTTGAACGCGTTACGGCAGTGCATTGAACGACGGCGCCACCAAAAACCCAACGTAGATTTGCAGACGTGGAGGCTGCAGCAAAACCAGACTTTAG ACATTTCAGAAGTGCCAATGTACGAAATGGCAATGGCCTGTGATAATTTGCTCTGTGATGGGCATGGGAGGCCCCCAAATCCCACCCTTGTGGTGGATGTTTATATGGCAGCTCAAAAGACTTGGGTGCAATATGGACGAACTGAGATTATTGAG AAGAGCAGTAACCCTCAGTTTCTGAGTACGATCAGCTTTAGAGCTTCAGATGGAATGTCCGGAGACTCCCGGCTGAGATTCACGGTTTTCGATGTCCAAGAGCGGGTGTCCCACACAGCGATTCCTCTGGGCTCTGCCTGTGTGCTGCTGAATGCCATACAAGACCCCACCCGACTGAGGATACCCTTGACCTCCCGGCAAGGCTCCACTGCTGGGTTTTTAACCATCTGTGCATGGGCTTTAGAAGCCGAAGACAAGAGCACCTCCAACGAGCACACCCCCGCAAGATTGCCGGGGGTTAACCCCACCAGACATCAG ATCTGGTGTCACCGAAGGTCCCAGTCCTTGCCCCCCCGACTGGGGGTGAAAATGCGCCTGCCTAGTCAAGCAGACCTAAAGCTCCTCTTCTCCTCACCTCACCTGCAGACCTACCGTTTTCACTCGGGGCTGGGGGGCGACATTTCCATGCACGAATACATGGCCGAAAGCAAGCTCTGCTTCAGCTTCCCCTATCAGATGCT GGACGTGTGGATCCATCAAGAGAAGGAGCTACTGCAAGAGGTGGCGGGAATGGGGGAACTGCACGAGCCCTGGCATTCCAGACAAGTAGAACTTCTGGACAGGCATTTGCACTTGCTCAGACTGTATTCTCAA GCTCGCGAGAATTTGATGGCGCACAAAGGCCCCTACTTCAAGAAAAGCTCTCGGAAAACGGACCGCAGCCTCGAGTTTGTGCCGATAAACCTCCATCTGCAGCGCATGTGGGTACATAACGACACCCTAAACAAATCGGGGGTCTACGATTTGACCACTGTAGGGGCGTTCACCGCGCACAGCCACCGTTCCAAGAACGGGGGCCTCATCAGACTGGTTCAACAGCTAAAAGAGTCCCCTATTAAAGCCAACTCCAACTATCAGATAGCCACTAAAATCTCCATGGCCAATGACGCCATTCAGGCCATCAAGCAGCTGCGCAAAGAGGTGGTTGAGGCCATGAAGACCCTGATGCGCCTCGCCAAGGATAAGCAAACCGAGGGCATGTTGCCTATCTGCGAGGACATGATTAATAAAACTCGAATTTTGTTGAGCCTATGGGATCCGGGATTAGTGGAAGAGGCCTTAGGGTTCATCGAGGAGCACAAGTTGGTCCAAGCGGATGATTCGGGAGTTAGTGAGGATTTGAGTTTGGAGAGTGGGAGGCCTAGTTTGGTGCTCTCCCCGTTCAAGCGAATAACTCAGCAGCTCACTTCGCTAGACTTGAAAAGCCCGGAATTGGAGGATTTTGCCACGCCCTGCGTACATAAGACCATGGAGGAGCTTTGGAGGGTCCCCGGCAAAACTGAGAGCAGTTTGCTAAACACTAGTGACGGGTTGCGCACTCTTTGCTCCGAGATGAAGACTCCGGACGAGAGCAACTTTGTCATTTTCCCTGACGTGGAGGATTTGGAGTCCTCAGTGGACAGCGGACAGCCCGAAAGTCTAACGACTAATGGAATTGGTACTGAGGGGGACGGGACTAAGCTTTTTTTAGACACCAACGCCATGTGTAATTCTCCCTCGGCGAACTACTACAAGCCGACAGACGAGCCGGAGCCTTGGGACATCACTCAACTGAACATCGAGGCCAGCGTGATGTGTCTGGTGAGCAAAG TGAAGTTCCTTTGTGGGCGCTGCGGAAGTCCTGCGGTCCGTCTAAAACAGCAGCAACCGCTGAAGCGCCATACAGTGAGGAACGGCACCAACAAATTCACAGACGGCCTGGACTTGGCCAAAATCAGCGACTGGGCCGCGGAGCTGCGCCCCAGCATGCGAAAACTTCGCCAAGCCATGGACGGACTTCTGAAAACCGCCAGACTGACACACTCAGTGTTCCGTGTGCAGGAAGACCCGAAAGCTGCACAGCGCGTGTGTAACGTCCGTTACAGGCGCGACGTGTGCTTTTCCCAAGCACTGACCTCGTTGGTGAGCGGCCTTATGACGCGCCTGTGGTGCCACAAGCCGGAACCGGCCTACGTCACCACTTTGAGCCAACTGGGGCCGCTGGCTCACTTTGAGGGCCTGCTCAGTTACTACGGCAATGAAATTGACATGTGGGGAGACATGTCTGTGGCCATTGAGGACTTGCGCACAGTACTTTTTGTGCTGGTGCGCAGCCCTAACCCAACAGCAGAACCGGTGCCCACCCCCAAAGTTTCGGGCACTCGAAACAGCCTCACGGTGACTCTTCCGGTTCCTGATACACTTCACAGCCTGCTTCCTGCGAGGCAGTCTTGCAGTTTCCACGTGACTCCGGTGTTTTTCAACGTGGGCATCAACGAAATGGCTTCGATAGCCGAGAATATCGGAGCGACAAAGCCGCAAGAGCGGGCCAACATCGACAATTTCGACCGGCTCTACGAGTACTTTCTCAGGTACCGGAAGATCAATCCCTTAAGACAGAGCGAGAATTCGGCGAATGCGCGGCCTCTGGTGCAGCTGATGAACGAGCTGCGTATTGAAGTCCATGGCGGCAAGGCCAAAAACGTGGATGTACTACGTTTGTCCGCTCAAATTTGCCGATATATGAAAG GAGTTAGATTTACCAGTTGTAAAAGTGCCAAAGACAGGACTGGAATGTCGGTCACTTTAGAGCAATGCAGGATTTTATCTGAGGAATACCACTTGGCCGAGCACGAGTTTCAAAAGGCGTTGGACTGCATGAGAAG tGAGGGCTGCAGGAGGGAGAACACCATGAAGAACATCGGATCGCGCAAGTACGCGTTCAATTCCATGCAACTCCTTGCCTTCCCCAAGCAGTATAAACCGCCCCCCGGCACCTTCGGCTCGGCGCAAAGCTAG
- the LOC136411252 gene encoding inositol polyphosphate-4-phosphatase type I A isoform X2, whose protein sequence is MRFNKQELVTLALQPSMKFEKEGILYIRERQEGFFRKSEINLERWCRLRGNLLFYFKTKDPWSEPLGVVVLEQCQVRMDPPTAAAPLTNDGHYPFYLVFDGGLCQALASTTEYERTSWMEAIRSASYEGVRAELNALRQCIERRRHQKPNVDLQTWRLQQNQTLDISEVPMYEMAMACDNLLCDGHGRPPNPTLVVDVYMAAQKTWVQYGRTEIIEKSSNPQFLSTISFRASDGMSGDSRLRFTVFDVQERVSHTAIPLGSACVLLNAIQDPTRLRIPLTSRQGSTAGFLTICAWALEAEDKSTSNEHTPARLPGVNPTRHQIWCHRRSQSLPPRLGVKMRLPSQADLKLLFSSPHLQTYRFHSGLGGDISMHEYMAESKLCFSFPYQMLDVWIHQEKELLQEVAGMGELHEPWHSRQVELLDRHLHLLRLYSQARENLMAHKGPYFKKSSRKTDRSLEFVPINLHLQRMWVHNDTLNKSGVYDLTTVGAFTAHSHRSKNGGLIRLVQQLKESPIKANSNYQIATKISMANDAIQAIKQLRKEVVEAMKTLMRLAKDKQTEGMLPICEDMINKTRILLSLWDPGLVEEALGFIEEHKLVQADDSGVSEDLSLESGRPSLVLSPFKRITQQLTSLDLKSPELEDFATPCVHKTMEELWRVPGKTESSLLNTSDGLRTLCSEMKTPDESNFVIFPDVEDLESSVDSGQPESLTTNGIGTEGDGTKLFLDTNAMCNSPSANYYKPTDEPEPWDITQLNIEASVMCLVSKVKFLCGRCGSPAVRLKQQQPLKRHTVRNGTNKFTDGLDLAKISDWAAELRPSMRKLRQAMDGLLKTARLTHSVFRVQEDPKAAQRVCNVRYRRDVCFSQALTSLVSGLMTRLWCHKPEPAYVTTLSQLGPLAHFEGLLSYYGNEIDMWGDMSVAIEDLRTVLFVLVRSPNPTAEPVPTPKVSGTRNSLTVTLPVPDTLHSLLPARQSCSFHVTPVFFNVGINEMASIAENIGATKPQERANIDNFDRLYEYFLRYRKINPLRQSENSANARPLVQLMNELRIEVHGGKAKNVDVLRLSAQICRYMKGVRFTSCKSAKDRTGMSVTLEQCRILSEEYHLAEHEFQKALDCMRSEGCRRENTMKNIGSRKYAFNSMQLLAFPKQYKPPPGTFGSAQS, encoded by the exons ATGCGGTTCAACAAACAAGAACTCGTAACTTTGGCCTTGCAGCCCTCAATGAAATTCGAGAAAGAGGGTATCTTGTACATACGGGAAAGGCAGGAGGGATTCTTCCGCAAATCGGAAA TTAATTTGGAGCGATGGTGCCGCTTACGCGGGAATTTGCTCTTCTATTTCAAAACCAAAGACCCCTGGTCAGAGCCTTTAGGGGTGGTGGTCCTGGAGCAGTGTCAGGTACGCATGGACCCACCAACGGCCGCGGCCCCCCTCACCAATGACGGCCATTACCCCTTTTACTTAG TGTTTGACGGGGGCCTTTGTCAAGCTTTGGCTTCCACGACGGAATATGAGCGCACCAGCTGGATGGAGGCAATCAGGAGCGCCAGTTATGAGGGAGTCAGGGCCGAGTTGAACGCGTTACGGCAGTGCATTGAACGACGGCGCCACCAAAAACCCAACGTAGATTTGCAGACGTGGAGGCTGCAGCAAAACCAGACTTTAG ACATTTCAGAAGTGCCAATGTACGAAATGGCAATGGCCTGTGATAATTTGCTCTGTGATGGGCATGGGAGGCCCCCAAATCCCACCCTTGTGGTGGATGTTTATATGGCAGCTCAAAAGACTTGGGTGCAATATGGACGAACTGAGATTATTGAG AAGAGCAGTAACCCTCAGTTTCTGAGTACGATCAGCTTTAGAGCTTCAGATGGAATGTCCGGAGACTCCCGGCTGAGATTCACGGTTTTCGATGTCCAAGAGCGGGTGTCCCACACAGCGATTCCTCTGGGCTCTGCCTGTGTGCTGCTGAATGCCATACAAGACCCCACCCGACTGAGGATACCCTTGACCTCCCGGCAAGGCTCCACTGCTGGGTTTTTAACCATCTGTGCATGGGCTTTAGAAGCCGAAGACAAGAGCACCTCCAACGAGCACACCCCCGCAAGATTGCCGGGGGTTAACCCCACCAGACATCAG ATCTGGTGTCACCGAAGGTCCCAGTCCTTGCCCCCCCGACTGGGGGTGAAAATGCGCCTGCCTAGTCAAGCAGACCTAAAGCTCCTCTTCTCCTCACCTCACCTGCAGACCTACCGTTTTCACTCGGGGCTGGGGGGCGACATTTCCATGCACGAATACATGGCCGAAAGCAAGCTCTGCTTCAGCTTCCCCTATCAGATGCT GGACGTGTGGATCCATCAAGAGAAGGAGCTACTGCAAGAGGTGGCGGGAATGGGGGAACTGCACGAGCCCTGGCATTCCAGACAAGTAGAACTTCTGGACAGGCATTTGCACTTGCTCAGACTGTATTCTCAA GCTCGCGAGAATTTGATGGCGCACAAAGGCCCCTACTTCAAGAAAAGCTCTCGGAAAACGGACCGCAGCCTCGAGTTTGTGCCGATAAACCTCCATCTGCAGCGCATGTGGGTACATAACGACACCCTAAACAAATCGGGGGTCTACGATTTGACCACTGTAGGGGCGTTCACCGCGCACAGCCACCGTTCCAAGAACGGGGGCCTCATCAGACTGGTTCAACAGCTAAAAGAGTCCCCTATTAAAGCCAACTCCAACTATCAGATAGCCACTAAAATCTCCATGGCCAATGACGCCATTCAGGCCATCAAGCAGCTGCGCAAAGAGGTGGTTGAGGCCATGAAGACCCTGATGCGCCTCGCCAAGGATAAGCAAACCGAGGGCATGTTGCCTATCTGCGAGGACATGATTAATAAAACTCGAATTTTGTTGAGCCTATGGGATCCGGGATTAGTGGAAGAGGCCTTAGGGTTCATCGAGGAGCACAAGTTGGTCCAAGCGGATGATTCGGGAGTTAGTGAGGATTTGAGTTTGGAGAGTGGGAGGCCTAGTTTGGTGCTCTCCCCGTTCAAGCGAATAACTCAGCAGCTCACTTCGCTAGACTTGAAAAGCCCGGAATTGGAGGATTTTGCCACGCCCTGCGTACATAAGACCATGGAGGAGCTTTGGAGGGTCCCCGGCAAAACTGAGAGCAGTTTGCTAAACACTAGTGACGGGTTGCGCACTCTTTGCTCCGAGATGAAGACTCCGGACGAGAGCAACTTTGTCATTTTCCCTGACGTGGAGGATTTGGAGTCCTCAGTGGACAGCGGACAGCCCGAAAGTCTAACGACTAATGGAATTGGTACTGAGGGGGACGGGACTAAGCTTTTTTTAGACACCAACGCCATGTGTAATTCTCCCTCGGCGAACTACTACAAGCCGACAGACGAGCCGGAGCCTTGGGACATCACTCAACTGAACATCGAGGCCAGCGTGATGTGTCTGGTGAGCAAAG TGAAGTTCCTTTGTGGGCGCTGCGGAAGTCCTGCGGTCCGTCTAAAACAGCAGCAACCGCTGAAGCGCCATACAGTGAGGAACGGCACCAACAAATTCACAGACGGCCTGGACTTGGCCAAAATCAGCGACTGGGCCGCGGAGCTGCGCCCCAGCATGCGAAAACTTCGCCAAGCCATGGACGGACTTCTGAAAACCGCCAGACTGACACACTCAGTGTTCCGTGTGCAGGAAGACCCGAAAGCTGCACAGCGCGTGTGTAACGTCCGTTACAGGCGCGACGTGTGCTTTTCCCAAGCACTGACCTCGTTGGTGAGCGGCCTTATGACGCGCCTGTGGTGCCACAAGCCGGAACCGGCCTACGTCACCACTTTGAGCCAACTGGGGCCGCTGGCTCACTTTGAGGGCCTGCTCAGTTACTACGGCAATGAAATTGACATGTGGGGAGACATGTCTGTGGCCATTGAGGACTTGCGCACAGTACTTTTTGTGCTGGTGCGCAGCCCTAACCCAACAGCAGAACCGGTGCCCACCCCCAAAGTTTCGGGCACTCGAAACAGCCTCACGGTGACTCTTCCGGTTCCTGATACACTTCACAGCCTGCTTCCTGCGAGGCAGTCTTGCAGTTTCCACGTGACTCCGGTGTTTTTCAACGTGGGCATCAACGAAATGGCTTCGATAGCCGAGAATATCGGAGCGACAAAGCCGCAAGAGCGGGCCAACATCGACAATTTCGACCGGCTCTACGAGTACTTTCTCAGGTACCGGAAGATCAATCCCTTAAGACAGAGCGAGAATTCGGCGAATGCGCGGCCTCTGGTGCAGCTGATGAACGAGCTGCGTATTGAAGTCCATGGCGGCAAGGCCAAAAACGTGGATGTACTACGTTTGTCCGCTCAAATTTGCCGATATATGAAAG GAGTTAGATTTACCAGTTGTAAAAGTGCCAAAGACAGGACTGGAATGTCGGTCACTTTAGAGCAATGCAGGATTTTATCTGAGGAATACCACTTGGCCGAGCACGAGTTTCAAAAGGCGTTGGACTGCATGAGAAG tGAGGGCTGCAGGAGGGAGAACACCATGAAGAACATCGGATCGCGCAAGTACGCGTTCAATTCCATGCAACTCCTTGCCTTCCCCAAGCAGTATAAACCGCCCCCCGGCACCTTCGGCTCGGCGCAAAGCTAG
- the LOC136411253 gene encoding uncharacterized protein: MLKLVLLIIALLLMLTPPLEARKKPKQTTSITATVSHYVENIKEFLWVAWDSIWDLMPSMSKPKRGGSKNVRKKQKKSWNLGYYVDSASENLNDIYDSFRNSLQVGRANGEQKDEDGDMAEAFFAELIAAEVVEKVTWGLVNIVSSNFDNKS; this comes from the exons ATGCTGAAGCTGGTGCTACTCATTATCGCACTTCTTTTGATGCTGACTCCG CCTTTGGAGGCCAGGAAGAAGCCTAAGCAAACGACCAGCATCACAGCGACGGTGTCGCACTACGTGGAAAATATCAAGGAGTTTCTTTGGGTCGCCTGGGACTCCATTTGGGATTTAATGCCCTCGATGTCCAAACCGAAAAGGGGAGGATCAAAAAATGTCAGGAAGAAACAGAAGAAGAGTTGGAATTTGGGCTATTACGTGGATTCAGCTTCGGAGAACTTGAACGACATTTACGACTCCTTCAGGAATTCTCTGCAGGTGGGCAGGGCCAACGGCGAGCAAAAAGACGAGGACGGAGACATGGCGGAGGCCTTTTTCGCCGAACTAATCGCTGCAGAAGTCGTGGAAAAGGTCACATGGGGATTGGTCAATATTGTAAGCAGCAATTTTGACAATAAAAGTTAA
- the ppl gene encoding glycine cleavage system H protein, mitochondrial: MAIVPRVLCQRLMRGTQQVLHRKSGNRPLHTSLRLNAERLFTEKHEWVLVNGKIGTVGISDYAQEALGDVVYAQLPDVGTEVKQKDECGALESVKAASEIYSPLSGKVVEKNEQVEETPSLINSSCYDKGWLFKLELTNEAELQELLEESKYKEYLKTQESH; the protein is encoded by the exons ATGGCCATTGTTCCTCGTGTACTGTGTCAGAGGCTGATGCGAGGCACCCAACAGGTCTTGCACCGGAAATCTGGAAATCGCCCTTTACACACCTCCCTTCGGCTGAACGCAG AAAGGCTATTCACTGAAAAACATGAGTGGGTGCTTGTGAATGGCAAAATTGGCACTGTAGGGATATCAGATTATGCTCAG GAGGCATTAGGAGACGTTGTATATGCCCAACTGCCTGACGTCGGCACTGAGGTCAAGCAGAAAG ATGAATGCGGAGCCCTAGAAAGTGTGAAAGCTGCCAGTGAAATTTATAGTCCTTTAAGTGGGAAGGTGGTTGAAAAGAATGAGCAAGTTGAAGAGACCCCTTCACTAATTAACTCCTCTTGCTATGATAAAG GTTGGCTTTTCAAGTTGGAGCTTACGAATGAAGCCGAATTGCAGGAGCTCCTGGAAGAGTCAAAGTATAAGGAGTACCTGAAAACTCAAGAGAGTCACTGA
- the LOC136411568 gene encoding putative fatty acyl-CoA reductase CG8306 — translation MYLCAKRSSVRNSPLNWCSLEFRRVLIRLKMEKQRSKIAAWYDGRSVFVTGGSGFMGKVMLEKLLYSCDRIKTIYILLREKRGHSPNQRIEDMWKMPVFERLRRKDSNAFKKIVPVCGDLYTENLGLNPQDLNLLIENVSVVFHMAATLKLEASLKDAIEQNTSGTAMVLDVVKQLKKLVAFCHFSTAYCSADIEYFEERVYECKDKPRQVIELVRWLNPKALEIATKKIIAPHPNTYTYSKRLAETLVANENSNIPVCIIRPAVVGPAVLEPLPGWVDTLNGPMGLLVASSKGVLRSIHCIGTNKAQVIPVDFAINASITIAYKLGNNKRIGEVPVYNLTQDAVKPITMGEILDKGKSIVHANPFEMQVWYPDGDIRSSKLWHDICCIFMHWLPAFFIDFIMLVIRQKTFMIRIQKKIHQGLELLQFFTVRNWNFASEKFLALWDEMDEVDRETFSMDFDTLPIDKYLENSILGTRQYCMKEPLTSLPKCRIQQKILYVVHKLFVFSVYYYIFYLLSRWIMPIRILYDLLWGTLGHLPLIGN, via the exons ATGTATTTGTGTGCAAAGCGGTCTTCCGTACGTAATTCTCCACTAAATTGGTGCAGCTTGGAATTTAGAAGAGTCTTAATTAG GCTTAAAATGGAGAAACAAAGAAGCAAGATAGCTGCATGGTATGATGGCAGAAGCGTTTTCGTCACAGGAGGCAGTGGCTTTATGGGCAAAGTAATGCTGGAAAAACTGCTGTATTCCTGCGACCGCATTAAAACCATCTACATTCTCCTGAGAGAGAAAAGGGGACATTCCCCCAATCAGAGAATTGAGGACATGTGGAAAATGCCC GTATTTGAGCGTCTCCGCAGAAAAGACTCCAATGCgttcaaaaaaatagtgcCCGTCTGTGGAGACCTCTATACTGAAAATTTAGGACTTAACCCGCAAGACCTCAACttgttaattgaaaatgtttcggTGGTATTTCACATGGCAGCCACACTCAAGTTGGAGGCCTCCTTGAAAGACGCTATAGAACAGAACACTTCCGGTACTGCCATGGTCCTGGACGTTGtgaaacagttaaaaaaactgGTAGCTTTCTGCCATTTTAGCACTGCGTATTGCTCCGCTGATATTGAGTACTTTGAGGAAAGA GTGTATGAGTGCAAAGATAAGCCACGCCAGGTGATAGAGCTGGTCCGCTGGTTGAATCCTAAAGCACTGGAAAttgctacaaaaaaaataattgctcCGCACCCCAATACCTACACCTATAGCAAGAGATTAGCAGAAACTCTTGTCGCTAACGAAAATAGTAATATTCCAGTCTGCATTATTAGACCTGCAGTTGTAGGTCCTGCAGTATTGGAACCCCTTCCAGGATGGGTGGACACCCTTAATGGTCCTATGGGACTGCTGGTGGCTTCAAGCAAAGGAGTGCTCCGCTCAATTCATTGTATTGGCACTAATAAAGCCCAAGTAATACCTGTAGATTTTGCAATAAACGCCAGTATAACGATAGCTTATAAGCTGGGTAATAACAAAAGAATTGGGGAAGTTCCAGTGTATAACTTGACCCAAGATGCGGTGAAACCCATAACGATGGGGGAGATCTTGGATAAGGGTAAAAGTATTGTGCATGCAAATCCTTTTGAAATGCAGGTGTGGTACCCGGATGGGGATATAAGGTCTTCAAAGCTCTGGCATGACATTTGCTGCATTTTTATGCACTGGTTGCCAGCTTTTTTTATCGACTTTATCATGCTGGTAATCCGACAAAAGACATT CATGATACGAATTCAGAAGAAGATCCATCAGGGCTTGGAGTTGCTACAGTTCTTCACTGTTAGGAACTGGAATTTTGCCAGCGAAAAGTTTCTGGCGCTTTGGGATGAG ATGGACGAGGTAGATAGGGAAACATTCTCCATGGACTTTGATACATTGCCAATAGATAAGTACCTTGAAAACTCGATCTTAGGGACTAGGCAGTATTGCATGAAGGAACCACTCACGTCTCTGCCAAAATGTCGgattcaacaaaaaat ATTGTATGTAGTGCACAAATTGTTCGTCTTCTCCGTCTATTACtacattttctatttgctGAGCCGCTGGATAATGCCAATAAGGATTCTCTATGATCTGTTATGGGGGACTCTGGGACACTTGCCTCTGATAGGAAACTAG
- the RpL36 gene encoding large ribosomal subunit protein eL36 → MAPRYEIAVGLQKGHKTTKIPSGKSKADKVRPARVKGVMTNHTKFVRDLIREVVGHAPYEKRAMELLKVSKDKRALKFLKRRLGTHIRAKRKREELSNILTQMRKAAAAHK, encoded by the exons ATGGCCCCCAGATACGAGATAGCTGTAGGACTGCAAAAGGGCCACAAAACCACCAAAATTCCTTCGGGAAAAAGTAAGGCCGACAAAGTTCGCCCCGCAAGGGTAAAAGGGGTTATGACAAATCATACTAAATTTGTCCGGGACTTGATCAGGGAAGTGGTTGGGCATGCCCCATATGAAAAGCGAGCCATGGAGTTGCTCAAG gtCTCAAAAGACAAGAGGGCGTTGAAGTTCTTGAAGAGGCGTTTGGGCACACACATCCGTGCTAAGAGGAAACGTGAAGAGCTGTCTAACATTCTCACCCAAATGAGGAAGGCTGCGGCCGCCCATAAATAG